CTCGCCGCCGGCCTGCCGCCCCCCACCCATGCGGAGACGCCGCCCATGAACGTGCCCCTCACTGCCGACCTCGTGCTCATCAACGCCCGGGTGACGACACTCGACCGTTCGAACCCGCAAGCCGAAGCCGTGGCGGTGAAGGACGGCAAGGTGCTGCGCGCCGGCAGCAGGGTGGAGGTGATGGCACTCGCCGGCCCGGCGACGCAGACCATTGATGCCGGCGGGCGGCGCGTCATTCCCGGCCTGATCGACAGCCACATGCACATCATCCGCGGCGGGCTGAACTACAATATGGAGCTGCGCTGGGACGGCGTGCGCTCGCTCGCCCACGCCATGGAGATGCTGAAGCGGCAGGTCGACAACACCCCGGCCCCGCAATGGGTGCGCGTGGTCGGCGGCTTCACCGAGCATCAGTTCGCCGAAAAGCGCCTGCCGACCATCGAGGAGATCAACGCGGTCGCGCCGGATACGCCGGTGTTCATCCTCCACCTCTATGACCGCGCCTTGCTGAACGCTGCCGCGCTGCGCGTGGTCGGCTACACCAAGGACACGCCGAACCCGCCGGGTGGCGAGATCGTGCGCGACGCGCGCGGCAACCCGACCGGCCTGCTGCTCGCCCAGCCCAACGCCACCATCCTCTATTCCACGCTGGCCAAGGGCCCGAAGCTGCCGCCGGACTACCAGAAGAACTCCACCCGCCACTTCATGCGCGAGGTAAACCGGTTGGGCGTCACCGGCGTGATCGACGCCGGCGGCGGCTTCCAGAACTACCCGGACGATTACGCGATCATCGAGGATCTGCACCGCGAGGGCGACCTCACCGTGCGCATCGCCTACAACCTGTTCACGCAGAAGCCGAAAGAGGAACTGGCGGACTTCACCCGCTGGTCGAAAGAGGTCACGCCCGGCCAGGGCGATGACCTCTACCGCGCCAATGGCGCCGGCGAGATGCTGGTCTACTCCGCCGCCGATTTCGAGGATTTTCGCGTCGAGCGGCCGGACATGCCGCCCTCCATGGAAGGCGATCTCGAACCGGTCATCCGGCTGCTGGCCGAGAACCGCTGGCCGTGGCGCCTTCACGCCACCTATAACGAGACCATCTCCCGCGCGCTCGACGTGTTCGAAACGGTCAATCGCGACATCCCGCTCGACGGCATTCACTGGTTCTTCGACCACGCCGAGACCATTACCGACTGCAATATCGAGCGCATCGCCGCGCTTGGCGGCGGCATCGCCGTGCAGCACCGCATGGCGTTTCAGGGCGAGTATTTCACCGAGCGCTATGGTCATAAGGCCGCCGAGCGTACCCCGCCGATCCGCCGCATGCTCGATATGGGTGTCCCGGTGGGCGCCGGCACCGACGCCACGCGCGTCGCCTCCTACAACCCATGGGTGTCGCTGTCCTGGCTGGTGACGGGCCGCACGCTGGGCGGGCTCGCGCTTTATCCCGCGTCGAACCGCCTCGACCGTGAAACCGCGTTGCGGCTGTGGACGGAGGCGAACACCTGGTTCTCCAACGAGCCGGGCAAAAAGGGGCAGATCGCGCCGGGCCAGCTCGCCGACCTCGTCGTGCTCAACGCCGATTACTTCACCGTGCCGGAGGACGAGATCATCGACATCACGGCAGCGCTGACCCTGCTCGGCGGCCGGCCGGTCCATGGCGATGGGGATTTCGCCGATCTCGCCCCCGACCTGCCGCCGGCCATGCCCGATTGGTCGCCGGTGCGGACCTTTGGCGGCTACCAGCAGCGAGCAGAGGCCAGCAAGCCGGGTAGCCGGTTCGCACGGCTGTGCGGCTGCGCCAATGACTGCGGCGTGCATGGCCACAATCATGCGGCGGCATGGGGCAGCAGCGTGCCGGCTTCGGATGCGGGCAGCTTCTGGGGCGCGCTCGGCTGCGCCTGCTGGGCCGTGTGAACCGCAAAGGAACCGACATGAGCGAGCCAGAGACGGGCCAGCCGCCCCACGCCACCGCGCCCTCCCCCGGCAGCTTCGCCCCGCTGCGCCGGCCTGTCTTCGCCGTGCTCTGGGCGGCGACCGTGCTCGGCAATACCGGCACCTTCATGCGCGACGTGGCGAGCGCCTGGCTGGTCACCGACCTCTCGGCATCGCCGACCGCCGTCGCCGCCGTGCAGGCCGCCGGCATGCTGCCGATATTCCTGCTGGCGATCCCGGCGGGCGTGCTGTCGGATATTCTCGACCGCCGCAAATTCCTGATCTTCATCCAGATCCTGCTCGGCGCGGTGAGCGCGACCTTGATGGTGCTCTCGGCCTCCGGGCTCGTCACCGTGTCCGCCCTCATCATGCTCACCTTCGTCGGCGGCATCGGCGCGGCGCTGATGGGGCCGACCTGGCAGTCGATAGTGCCCGAACTGGTGCCACGCGGCGAACTCAAGAGCGCGGTGGCGCTCAACTCGCTCGGCATCAACATCGCCCGCTCCATCGGCCCGGCGGTGGGCGGCCTGCTGCTCGCCGCCTTCGGCGCGGCCGTGACCTATGGCGCGGATGTCGCGAGCTATTTCATCGTCGTCTCGGCGCTGCTGTGGTGGAAGCGCCCGGCGGCCACGCAGGATGAGCTGAGCGAACGTTTCGGCGGCGCCTTCCGCGCCGGGCTGCGCTATGCCCGCTCCAGTCGCGAGCTGCATGTCGTGCTCTTGCGTGCGGCGGTGTTCTTCGCCTTCGCCAGCGCGGTCTGGGCGCTGCTGCCGCTGGTGACGCGGGAGATCCTCCAGGGCGACGCGGCGTTCTACGGCATCCTGCTCGGCTCGGTCGGCGTCGGCGCCATCATCGGCGCGCTGCTGCTGCCGCGCCTGCGCGACCGGCTGAGCGCGGACGGGCTGATGCTCGCCGCCGCCATCGCCACGGCCGGCGCCTCCGCCGCGCTGGCGGCCGGCCCGCCCAAGGCGCTGGCGCTGGTCATCCTGATGGTGATGGGCGCCGCCTGGATCGTGGCGCTAACGACGCTCAACGCGACCGCGCAGGCGATCCTGCCCAACTGGGTGCGAGGGCGCGCGCTCGCCGTCTACCTCACCGTGTTCAATGGCGCGATGGCCGGCGGCAGCCTCGGCTGGGGTTTCATCGCGCAGGAGCTCGGGCTCGCCGGCACGCTGCTGGTTTCGGCGGCGGGACTTACCCTCACTGGCCTGATCGTCCACCGCATCGGCCTGCCCAAAGGCGAGGCGGACCTCGCGCCGTCCAACCACTGGCCCGAGCCGATCCTCGCCGAACCGGTGCCCGGCGACCGTGGCCCGGTGCTCGTCCAGATCGAGTATCGCATTGATTCTGAAGACCGTTCCACCTTCCTCACCTCGCTCCGGCGCCTCGCCGACGCCCGCCGCCGCGACGGCGCCTACTCCTGGGGCGTGATGGAGGATGCGGCGGATCCGACCCTCGTCACCGAATGGTTCATGGTCGAATCCTGGGCCGAGCACCTCCGCCAGCATCATCGCGTGTCCCATGCGGATGCCGATGTGCAGGCGGCGATTCACGCCTTCCACCGCGACGCCGGCAAGCCGGTCGTGCGCCACCTCATCGCAATCGATTGAGCGGACTGGGTTTTTTCCTCCGCCGCGCGCCGCCCCCAAAGGTTACCGCATGAAAAGCGCAGGGGCCGCTTGACACAGCCCGGTTTTCGCGCGAGCCTATTTTTACGGCGCTGAGCGAGGCTGCTCATGAAAGCGCCAACCCATTAGTGACATTTCCAGCGAATGTGCATCACGATGCGCATCAGGCTGGTGGCAACGACGCCCGCGGCAGACCTGCCGACGGGCTTTTTTGTGTTTGGAACGGGAATGGCCAGTCAGCACTACCGCGTCGGCGTCATGTTCTCCACGACCGGGCCCTACAGCGTGGTGGCCCGCTCGATGCTGA
Above is a window of Ancylobacter sp. WKF20 DNA encoding:
- a CDS encoding amidohydrolase, which produces MNVPLTADLVLINARVTTLDRSNPQAEAVAVKDGKVLRAGSRVEVMALAGPATQTIDAGGRRVIPGLIDSHMHIIRGGLNYNMELRWDGVRSLAHAMEMLKRQVDNTPAPQWVRVVGGFTEHQFAEKRLPTIEEINAVAPDTPVFILHLYDRALLNAAALRVVGYTKDTPNPPGGEIVRDARGNPTGLLLAQPNATILYSTLAKGPKLPPDYQKNSTRHFMREVNRLGVTGVIDAGGGFQNYPDDYAIIEDLHREGDLTVRIAYNLFTQKPKEELADFTRWSKEVTPGQGDDLYRANGAGEMLVYSAADFEDFRVERPDMPPSMEGDLEPVIRLLAENRWPWRLHATYNETISRALDVFETVNRDIPLDGIHWFFDHAETITDCNIERIAALGGGIAVQHRMAFQGEYFTERYGHKAAERTPPIRRMLDMGVPVGAGTDATRVASYNPWVSLSWLVTGRTLGGLALYPASNRLDRETALRLWTEANTWFSNEPGKKGQIAPGQLADLVVLNADYFTVPEDEIIDITAALTLLGGRPVHGDGDFADLAPDLPPAMPDWSPVRTFGGYQQRAEASKPGSRFARLCGCANDCGVHGHNHAAAWGSSVPASDAGSFWGALGCACWAV
- a CDS encoding MFS transporter, with amino-acid sequence MSEPETGQPPHATAPSPGSFAPLRRPVFAVLWAATVLGNTGTFMRDVASAWLVTDLSASPTAVAAVQAAGMLPIFLLAIPAGVLSDILDRRKFLIFIQILLGAVSATLMVLSASGLVTVSALIMLTFVGGIGAALMGPTWQSIVPELVPRGELKSAVALNSLGINIARSIGPAVGGLLLAAFGAAVTYGADVASYFIVVSALLWWKRPAATQDELSERFGGAFRAGLRYARSSRELHVVLLRAAVFFAFASAVWALLPLVTREILQGDAAFYGILLGSVGVGAIIGALLLPRLRDRLSADGLMLAAAIATAGASAALAAGPPKALALVILMVMGAAWIVALTTLNATAQAILPNWVRGRALAVYLTVFNGAMAGGSLGWGFIAQELGLAGTLLVSAAGLTLTGLIVHRIGLPKGEADLAPSNHWPEPILAEPVPGDRGPVLVQIEYRIDSEDRSTFLTSLRRLADARRRDGAYSWGVMEDAADPTLVTEWFMVESWAEHLRQHHRVSHADADVQAAIHAFHRDAGKPVVRHLIAID